CTTCGGAGCTCAACTATTGAGTGAGACGCGAGGCTAATCCAAACTTGGCGTTCAGAGCTTTAAGAAAATGATCACGGTCCAAATATCCTAGCTTCACCCGGCTTTTTCCTTTTGAAACTTTGATACTTTGACCTTTAGAAACACTCTCATGCTGCTGGCCATCAATAATCAAAGAAACATCGTCTCCGGCAATTACCTTAACTTCGACAGTATTTTCCGGCGAAATTACAACAGAAGGTATTGGCAAACCATGCGCGGAAATTGGAGTAATTAAAATCGCGTCTATTTGAGGATCTACTATTGGCCCACCAGAAGAAAGTGAATATGCGGTTGATCCCGTTTGAGTACTGATAATAACCCCATCTCCCGAAATATTTAGAAATTTCTGACCGTTAACAAAAACTTCAAGATTTACTACTCTATACGCACTTTTTACGACAATTTCGTTCAAGGCCCTAAAAGTTTCAAATTTTCGGTTTCTGGTTTCTGGTTCGAGATTAGCCTCGATTGTCATGCTCTCGCTGACCTCATAATTGCCCTCGAGTA
This sequence is a window from Candidatus Curtissbacteria bacterium. Protein-coding genes within it:
- a CDS encoding NAD(+)/NADH kinase, translated to KFGVVAAKDNTKAQDLAKEVASYIEGKGHDVVDEANLSEVEAVITIGGDGTLLHVSCANMELNVPFIGINEGTLGFLTAAEGKDWQEVVDHVLEGNYEVSESMTIEANLEPETRNRKFETFRALNEIVVKSAYRVVNLEVFVNGQKFLNISGDGVIISTQTGSTAYSLSSGGPIVDPQIDAILITPISAHGLPIPSVVISPENTVEVKVIAGDDVSLIIDGQQHESVSKGQSIKVSKGKSRVKLGYLDRDHFLKALNAKFGLASRLTQ